A window from Thermomonas aquatica encodes these proteins:
- a CDS encoding SDR family oxidoreductase, producing the protein MASLSGKTLFITGASRGIGLAIALRAARDGANIAIAAKSSVANPKLPGTIHSAAAEIEAAGGRALALKCDIREEDEVRAAVAATVDAFGGIDILVNNASAIWLRGALDTPMKRFDLMQQVNSRGSFLCAQACLPHLLQAPNPHVLTLAPPPSLEPKWWAAHTGYTLAKMGMSFVTLGLAGEFGPQGVAVNALWPKTVIATDAINMIPGVDARNCRTPQIVADAAHAILVRDARGFAGNFLIDEDVLREAGTSDFDRYAVEPGRRLLPDLFLDP; encoded by the coding sequence ATGGCCAGCTTGTCGGGCAAGACCCTGTTCATCACCGGCGCCTCGCGCGGGATCGGCCTGGCCATCGCCCTGCGCGCCGCGCGCGACGGCGCCAACATCGCCATCGCGGCGAAATCCTCGGTGGCGAATCCGAAGTTGCCGGGCACCATCCACAGCGCCGCCGCCGAGATCGAAGCCGCCGGCGGCCGCGCGCTGGCGCTGAAGTGCGACATCCGCGAGGAGGACGAGGTGCGCGCGGCGGTCGCGGCCACGGTGGATGCGTTCGGCGGCATCGACATCCTGGTCAACAACGCCAGCGCGATCTGGCTGCGCGGCGCGCTGGACACGCCGATGAAGCGCTTCGACCTGATGCAGCAGGTCAACAGCCGCGGCAGCTTCCTGTGCGCGCAGGCCTGCCTGCCGCACCTGCTGCAGGCGCCGAACCCGCACGTCCTCACCCTGGCGCCGCCGCCCTCGCTCGAGCCGAAATGGTGGGCCGCGCACACCGGCTACACGCTGGCGAAGATGGGCATGAGCTTCGTCACGCTCGGGCTGGCCGGCGAGTTCGGGCCGCAGGGCGTGGCGGTCAATGCCTTGTGGCCGAAGACGGTGATCGCCACCGATGCGATCAACATGATTCCCGGCGTGGACGCGCGCAACTGCCGCACCCCGCAGATCGTCGCCGATGCCGCGCATGCCATCCTCGTTCGCGACGCGCGCGGCTTCGCCGGCAACTTCCTGATCGACGAAGACGTGCTGCGCGAGGCCGGCACCAGCGATTTCGACCGGTATGCGGTCGAACCCGGCCGGCGCCTGCTGCCGGACCTGTTCCTCGATCCGTGA
- a CDS encoding DUF350 domain-containing protein — translation MHFTQGLADFAIYFGMGLGFMVLYVVLYLHATPHREITLIRGDNLPAAVVLAGALLGFALPLASALRTASGLLDVAAWAFMALAAQLAAYALVALLLKDFSKRINRGEMAAAVLAAAIHLGVGLINSAAMSF, via the coding sequence ATGCACTTCACGCAGGGCCTGGCGGATTTCGCCATTTACTTCGGCATGGGCCTCGGCTTCATGGTGCTGTACGTGGTGCTGTACCTGCATGCCACGCCGCATCGGGAAATCACCCTGATCCGCGGCGACAACCTGCCTGCCGCGGTCGTGCTGGCGGGTGCCTTGCTCGGCTTCGCGCTGCCGCTGGCCAGCGCCTTGCGCACCGCCAGCGGCCTGCTGGACGTGGCGGCGTGGGCGTTCATGGCGCTGGCCGCGCAATTGGCCGCCTATGCGCTGGTGGCTCTGCTGCTCAAGGATTTCTCCAAACGGATCAACCGCGGCGAGATGGCGGCCGCGGTGCTGGCGGCGGCGATCCACCTTGGCGTGGGCCTGATCAATTCCGCCGCGATGAGTTTCTGA
- a CDS encoding adenylate kinase: MRLVLLGAPGSGKGTQAARLKEHLQVPHISTGDLLRAEVAAGSKLGLEAKEVMARGELVSDAILLGMLEDRFSRPDTAGGFILDGYPRNLAQADALDGLLTRIRQPFDYAVQLDVPTELLVERIAGRAKAEGRADDNPDSVRKRLQIYDDSTAPVIDYYRQHGQLTVVDGVGELDEVFTRILEAIQKGHDVG, translated from the coding sequence ATGCGATTGGTTCTGTTGGGCGCGCCCGGCTCCGGCAAGGGCACCCAGGCGGCACGGTTGAAGGAACACCTGCAGGTGCCGCACATCTCCACCGGCGACCTGCTGCGCGCGGAAGTGGCCGCCGGCAGCAAGCTGGGGCTGGAAGCCAAGGAAGTGATGGCGCGCGGCGAGCTGGTCAGCGACGCCATCCTGCTCGGCATGCTGGAAGACCGCTTCTCGCGCCCGGACACCGCCGGCGGCTTCATCCTCGACGGCTACCCGCGCAACCTGGCCCAGGCCGATGCGCTGGATGGCCTGCTCACCCGCATCAGGCAGCCGTTCGATTACGCGGTGCAGCTGGACGTGCCGACCGAGTTGCTGGTCGAGCGCATCGCCGGCCGCGCCAAGGCCGAAGGCCGCGCCGACGACAACCCCGACTCCGTGCGCAAGCGCCTGCAGATCTACGACGATTCCACCGCGCCGGTGATCGACTACTACCGCCAGCACGGCCAGCTCACCGTGGTCGATGGCGTGGGCGAACTGGACGAGGTGTTCACCCGCATCCTCGAGGCGATCCAGAAGGGTCACGACGTCGGCTGA
- a CDS encoding LON peptidase substrate-binding domain-containing protein, which translates to MPEAAASLPLFPLHAVLVPGAALDLRIFERRYLDMVRDCGRAGGGFGVCLILDGDEAGTPATPAAFGTEALIEDFDTTLDGLLSLRVRGRRRFHVLRTRVRDTGLVVADVAWREDDPGASPRLRPEHALLAELLRRMLEQAGGADPAPPLFEDAAWVGWRLAELLPLSMPQRQALLQLDDPHVRLQQLLDGIAEND; encoded by the coding sequence ATGCCTGAAGCGGCCGCGTCGTTGCCGTTGTTCCCGCTGCACGCGGTACTGGTGCCGGGTGCGGCGCTGGACCTGCGGATTTTCGAGCGCCGCTACCTCGACATGGTGCGCGACTGCGGTCGCGCCGGCGGCGGCTTCGGCGTCTGCCTGATCCTCGATGGCGATGAAGCCGGCACGCCGGCCACGCCCGCGGCGTTCGGCACCGAGGCGCTGATCGAGGATTTCGACACCACGCTGGACGGGCTGCTCTCGTTGCGCGTGCGTGGCCGCCGTCGCTTCCACGTGCTGCGCACCCGGGTGCGCGATACCGGCCTGGTGGTCGCCGACGTCGCATGGCGCGAGGACGATCCCGGTGCATCGCCGCGGTTGCGCCCGGAACACGCGCTGCTGGCGGAACTGCTGCGGCGGATGCTGGAGCAGGCCGGCGGCGCGGATCCGGCGCCGCCGCTGTTCGAGGATGCGGCCTGGGTCGGCTGGCGGCTGGCGGAACTTCTGCCGCTGTCGATGCCGCAACGGCAGGCGCTGTTGCAACTCGACGATCCGCACGTGCGCCTGCAGCAACTGCTCGACGGCATCGCCGAAAACGACTGA
- the mpl gene encoding UDP-N-acetylmuramate:L-alanyl-gamma-D-glutamyl-meso-diaminopimelate ligase has product MKLHILGIAGTFMGGVAALARERGHAVEGSDQAVYPPMSTQLERLGIALKQGYSPDNMSADCDEVVIGNALSRGNPAVEAVLDAGRRYTSGAQWLSEQVLPGRDVLAVAGTHGKTTTTTILSFLLDRAGRDPGFLIGGVAEDFGVSARIGTGREFVVEADEYDTAFFDKRSKFVHYRPLVAILNNLEYDHADIFPDVAAIQRQFHHLVRTVPRRGRLVVNGHDERLREVLAMGCWTPVERFGFDAGFEWSARKLREDGSAFAVSHRGVELGSVEWPMLGDHNVLNGLAALAACNAVGVDVAALIPALAHFSSVKRRMEVIGEHAGITIYDDFAHHPTAIRTTLAGLRAKVGDARIVVAMEPRSNSMRLGAHADALAPSLDIADAVVFLARPELPWDADKVIAAIRGDALAVADADALIARLRERARAGDHVVFMSNGGFDGAPRRFLAALRDA; this is encoded by the coding sequence ATGAAACTGCATATCCTCGGCATCGCCGGCACCTTCATGGGCGGCGTCGCCGCGCTGGCGCGCGAACGCGGGCACGCGGTCGAAGGCAGCGACCAGGCGGTGTATCCGCCGATGTCGACCCAGCTCGAACGACTCGGCATCGCGCTGAAGCAGGGCTATTCGCCCGACAACATGTCCGCCGACTGCGACGAGGTCGTGATCGGCAACGCGCTGTCGCGCGGCAATCCGGCGGTCGAGGCGGTGCTCGATGCCGGCCGCAGGTACACCAGCGGCGCGCAATGGCTGAGCGAACAGGTGCTGCCCGGGCGCGACGTGCTGGCGGTGGCCGGCACCCACGGCAAGACCACGACCACGACCATCCTGTCCTTCCTGCTGGACCGCGCCGGCCGCGACCCGGGCTTCCTGATCGGCGGCGTGGCCGAGGACTTCGGCGTGTCCGCGCGCATCGGCACGGGCCGCGAATTCGTGGTCGAGGCCGACGAATACGACACCGCCTTCTTCGACAAGCGCAGCAAGTTCGTCCACTACCGGCCGCTGGTCGCGATCCTCAACAACCTGGAATACGACCACGCCGACATCTTCCCGGACGTGGCGGCGATCCAGCGCCAGTTCCATCATCTCGTCCGCACCGTGCCGCGGCGGGGCCGGCTGGTCGTCAATGGCCACGACGAGCGCCTGCGCGAAGTGCTGGCGATGGGCTGCTGGACGCCGGTGGAGCGCTTCGGCTTCGATGCCGGCTTCGAGTGGAGCGCGCGCAAGCTGCGCGAGGACGGCAGCGCGTTCGCGGTATCGCATCGCGGCGTCGAGCTCGGCAGCGTCGAATGGCCGATGCTCGGCGACCACAACGTGCTCAACGGGCTGGCGGCGCTCGCCGCCTGCAATGCGGTCGGCGTCGATGTCGCCGCGCTGATCCCCGCGCTGGCGCACTTCAGCAGCGTGAAGCGGCGGATGGAAGTGATCGGCGAACACGCCGGCATCACGATCTACGACGACTTCGCCCACCACCCGACCGCGATCCGGACCACGCTTGCTGGGCTGCGCGCCAAGGTCGGCGATGCGCGGATCGTGGTGGCGATGGAGCCGCGCAGCAATTCGATGCGCCTGGGCGCGCATGCCGATGCGCTGGCGCCGTCGCTGGATATCGCCGATGCGGTGGTGTTCCTCGCCCGCCCGGAATTGCCGTGGGATGCGGACAAGGTGATCGCCGCGATCCGCGGCGATGCGCTGGCAGTGGCGGATGCCGATGCGCTGATCGCGCGCCTGCGCGAACGCGCGCGCGCCGGCGACCACGTGGTGTTCATGTCCAACGGCGGTTTCGACGGCGCGCCGCGGCGCTTCCTCGCCGCACTCCGCGATGCCTGA
- a CDS encoding CsgG/HfaB family protein, whose product MKKLLLVAGACLLLSGPALAQRNKTGPQGAAAGGHAEGASATLERCDEPLGTVGVVEEQSGDWYRYLTSDLRLPSTIPLIRMMIQQSNCFVVVERGRAMQNMMQERALADSGELREGSNFGKGQMVAADYSMNPSINFSQSDAGGIGGMLGAFGGRKLGAIGAVVGGLKFKKAETILTMIDNRSGVQIAAAQGQARKTDFGGGIAGWGGSGYGALGGYTNTPEGKVLAAAFADAYNNLVRALRNYEAQEVQGGLGKGGKLKVGN is encoded by the coding sequence ATGAAAAAGCTGTTGTTGGTCGCGGGCGCCTGCCTGCTGTTGAGCGGCCCGGCCCTGGCCCAACGCAACAAGACCGGCCCGCAGGGCGCCGCCGCCGGCGGCCATGCGGAAGGCGCCTCGGCGACGCTGGAACGCTGCGACGAACCGCTCGGCACGGTCGGCGTGGTCGAGGAACAGAGCGGCGACTGGTACCGCTACCTGACCTCCGACCTGCGCCTGCCCTCCACCATCCCGCTGATCCGGATGATGATCCAGCAATCGAACTGCTTCGTGGTGGTCGAGCGCGGCCGCGCGATGCAGAACATGATGCAGGAGCGCGCACTGGCCGACAGCGGCGAATTGCGCGAAGGCAGCAACTTCGGCAAGGGCCAGATGGTCGCGGCCGATTACTCGATGAACCCCAGCATCAATTTCTCGCAGAGCGATGCCGGCGGCATCGGCGGCATGCTCGGCGCGTTCGGCGGGCGCAAGCTGGGCGCGATCGGCGCGGTGGTCGGCGGCCTGAAGTTCAAGAAGGCCGAAACCATCCTGACCATGATCGACAACCGCTCGGGCGTGCAGATCGCCGCCGCGCAGGGGCAGGCGCGCAAGACCGACTTCGGCGGCGGCATCGCCGGCTGGGGCGGCTCGGGCTATGGCGCGCTGGGCGGCTATACCAACACCCCGGAAGGCAAGGTGCTGGCCGCGGCCTTCGCCGATGCCTACAACAACCTGGTGCGCGCGCTGCGCAACTACGAGGCGCAGGAAGTCCAGGGCGGCCTCGGCAAGGGCGGCAAGCTCAAGGTCGGCAACTGA
- a CDS encoding bifunctional DedA family/phosphatase PAP2 family protein gives MQSAWFDATLAWISAHPHAAGGLVFLIAFCDALAVVGIVVPALPLLFAVGTLIGLGHLDGPYALLCAAAGAFAGDALSYWIGHRWGPAMRELWLFKRYPGLLDRGEQMFRRHGSKGIVTARFVGAVRPFVPAVAGMLHMPLKRYAPASAFAALSWAAVFLAPGWIFGASYDAVAAVADKLALVLLGLFAALALVWALVLYTWRWFAAHADNLLARALLWTRAHPRLGRYAAALIDPRRPESASLAVLATCLFAAAWLWAGFTAWLLVRGEPLLFDRDVQAVMFSLRNPLADRTMAALAAIGSAPALGAGSLAALAWLAWRKRWMAAAHWLAAIAVGLLITVGLGALVDMPRPSTAAAGFGFPSIAVTMTTVVFGFFAVLVAREFPGRQRVWPYLVAGVATALVAFARLYLGAHWLSDVIAGMLLGVVWVLVLGIAYRRHSTRSFLIRPLVAAFYGCFALALAWHAPRSTQATLAQFEPPPPERVLDDGQWWRQGLGEARHFDLQARGDLSLLERRLRAAGWSVQAPADWIAVLGVLDDSHGPAQQPVLPLALDGHPERLLLRRAGARADRIEVLRIWPAPVRLASGMPLWVGRYEHMQARRQLRLLTLWQPEPHDHALPADLRTLAGSSGEGERLLQARVGPD, from the coding sequence ATGCAGAGCGCCTGGTTCGACGCCACCCTCGCCTGGATCAGCGCACACCCGCATGCCGCGGGCGGCCTGGTGTTCCTGATCGCGTTCTGCGACGCGCTGGCGGTGGTCGGCATCGTGGTGCCGGCGCTGCCGCTGCTGTTCGCGGTCGGCACCCTGATCGGGCTGGGCCATCTCGACGGCCCGTACGCCTTGCTGTGCGCGGCGGCGGGCGCCTTCGCCGGCGATGCGCTGAGTTACTGGATCGGCCATCGCTGGGGGCCGGCGATGCGCGAACTGTGGCTGTTCAAGCGCTATCCGGGGTTGCTGGATCGCGGCGAGCAGATGTTCCGCCGGCATGGCAGCAAGGGCATCGTGACCGCGCGCTTCGTCGGTGCGGTGCGGCCGTTCGTGCCGGCGGTGGCGGGCATGCTGCACATGCCGCTGAAACGCTACGCGCCCGCCAGCGCCTTCGCGGCATTGAGCTGGGCCGCGGTGTTCCTCGCCCCGGGCTGGATCTTCGGCGCGTCCTACGATGCGGTGGCCGCGGTCGCCGACAAGCTGGCGCTGGTGCTGCTCGGCCTGTTCGCCGCGCTGGCGCTGGTGTGGGCGCTGGTGCTGTACACCTGGCGCTGGTTCGCCGCGCATGCCGACAACCTGCTCGCGCGCGCCTTGCTGTGGACGCGCGCGCATCCGCGCCTCGGCCGCTATGCCGCCGCGCTGATCGATCCGCGCCGGCCGGAGTCGGCCTCGCTGGCGGTGCTGGCGACCTGCCTGTTCGCGGCGGCCTGGTTGTGGGCCGGGTTCACCGCCTGGCTGCTGGTGCGCGGAGAACCGCTGCTGTTCGACCGCGACGTGCAGGCGGTGATGTTCTCCCTGCGCAATCCATTGGCCGACCGCACCATGGCCGCGCTGGCGGCGATCGGCAGCGCGCCCGCGCTCGGCGCCGGCTCGCTGGCGGCCCTGGCCTGGCTCGCATGGCGCAAGCGCTGGATGGCGGCGGCGCACTGGCTGGCGGCGATCGCGGTGGGCCTGTTGATCACGGTCGGGCTGGGCGCGCTGGTGGACATGCCGCGCCCGTCGACCGCCGCGGCGGGCTTCGGTTTCCCGTCGATCGCGGTGACCATGACCACGGTGGTGTTCGGTTTCTTCGCGGTGCTGGTCGCGCGCGAATTCCCCGGCCGGCAGCGCGTGTGGCCCTATCTCGTGGCCGGCGTCGCCACCGCGCTGGTCGCATTCGCGCGGCTGTACCTGGGCGCGCACTGGCTGAGCGACGTGATCGCCGGCATGTTGCTGGGCGTGGTCTGGGTGCTGGTGCTCGGCATCGCCTATCGCCGCCACAGCACGCGTTCGTTCCTGATCCGCCCGCTGGTCGCGGCGTTCTACGGCTGCTTCGCGCTGGCGCTGGCCTGGCATGCGCCGCGCAGCACGCAAGCGACCCTGGCGCAATTCGAACCGCCGCCGCCGGAGCGCGTGCTCGACGATGGGCAGTGGTGGCGGCAAGGCCTCGGCGAGGCGCGCCATTTCGACCTGCAGGCGCGCGGCGACCTCAGCCTGCTGGAACGGCGCCTGCGCGCTGCCGGCTGGAGCGTGCAGGCGCCGGCGGACTGGATCGCGGTGCTGGGCGTACTCGACGACTCGCACGGGCCGGCGCAACAACCGGTGCTGCCGCTGGCGCTGGATGGCCACCCCGAACGCCTGCTGCTGCGCCGTGCAGGCGCGCGCGCCGACCGCATCGAAGTGCTGCGGATCTGGCCCGCGCCCGTGCGCCTGGCCAGCGGCATGCCGCTCTGGGTCGGTCGCTACGAACACATGCAGGCGCGCAGGCAGCTGCGCCTGCTGACCCTGTGGCAACCGGAACCGCACGACCATGCCCTGCCCGCCGACCTGCGCACGCTCGCCGGCAGCAGCGGCGAGGGCGAACGCCTGTTGCAGGCCCGGGTCGGCCCGGACTGA
- a CDS encoding acetylornithine transaminase encodes MTESTSGSARLLALGRDYYLPVYRPRQLILERGAGSRLWDIEGREYIDLAGGIAVCGLGHCDPDLSAALLAQAGKLWHTSNVFYSEPPVRLAEELVTASRFATRAFLCNSGAEANEAAIKLVRKWASTQGRGPERRVIVTFRGSFHGRTLAAVTATAQPKYQEGYEPLPGGFRYVDFNDIAQLEVAMASGDVAAVLLEPIQGEGGVMPAAPGFLQAVRALCDRHDALLVLDEIQCGMGRTGTLFAHWQDGVLPDIVTLAKALGGGMPIGALLAGPKVAEVMQFGAHGTTFGGNPLASAVARVALRKLASDAIAANVQRQERAIRDGLAALDRDFDLFADIRGRGLMLGAALKPAYAGRAGEILDHAAGNGLLLLQAGPDVLRFVPALNIGDADIAEGLSRLRASIAAFVAAAS; translated from the coding sequence ATGACCGAATCCACCAGCGGTTCCGCACGGCTGCTCGCCCTCGGGCGCGACTACTACCTGCCGGTCTACCGCCCGCGCCAGCTGATCCTCGAGCGCGGCGCCGGCAGCCGCCTGTGGGACATCGAGGGCCGCGAATACATCGACCTCGCCGGCGGCATCGCCGTATGCGGCCTGGGCCATTGCGATCCCGACCTGTCCGCCGCGCTGCTCGCGCAGGCCGGCAAGCTCTGGCACACCAGCAACGTGTTCTACAGCGAGCCGCCGGTGCGGCTGGCCGAAGAACTGGTGACCGCCTCGCGCTTCGCGACGCGGGCCTTCCTGTGCAATTCCGGCGCGGAAGCCAACGAGGCCGCGATCAAGCTGGTGCGCAAATGGGCCTCCACGCAAGGGCGCGGGCCCGAGCGCCGCGTCATCGTCACGTTCCGCGGCAGCTTCCACGGCCGCACGCTGGCGGCGGTCACCGCGACCGCGCAGCCGAAGTACCAGGAAGGCTACGAACCGCTGCCCGGCGGGTTCCGCTACGTCGACTTCAACGACATCGCCCAGCTCGAGGTGGCGATGGCGAGCGGCGACGTGGCCGCGGTGCTGCTGGAACCGATCCAGGGCGAGGGCGGGGTGATGCCGGCCGCGCCCGGCTTCCTGCAGGCGGTGCGCGCGCTGTGCGACAGGCACGACGCCTTGCTCGTGCTCGACGAGATCCAGTGCGGGATGGGCCGTACCGGCACCCTGTTCGCGCACTGGCAGGACGGCGTGCTGCCCGACATCGTGACCCTGGCCAAGGCGCTCGGCGGCGGCATGCCGATCGGCGCGCTGCTGGCCGGGCCGAAGGTCGCCGAGGTCATGCAGTTCGGCGCGCACGGCACCACCTTCGGCGGCAACCCGCTGGCTTCGGCGGTGGCGCGTGTCGCCTTGCGCAAACTCGCGTCCGATGCGATCGCCGCGAACGTGCAGCGGCAGGAACGGGCGATCCGCGACGGACTGGCCGCGCTCGATCGCGACTTCGACCTGTTCGCCGACATCCGTGGCCGTGGCCTGATGCTCGGCGCGGCGCTGAAGCCGGCGTACGCGGGCAGGGCCGGCGAGATCCTCGACCATGCCGCCGGCAACGGGCTGCTGCTGTTGCAGGCGGGCCCGGACGTGCTGCGCTTCGTGCCCGCGTTGAACATCGGCGATGCGGACATCGCCGAAGGCCTGTCGCGCTTGCGCGCGTCGATCGCCGCGTTCGTCGCTGCGGCGTCCTAG
- a CDS encoding 6-phosphofructokinase, which translates to MPAGTLLYAQSGGVTAVINASASAVIQAARARKVRVLAARNGILGALREQLIDTTSMPLAQVKALAHTPGGAFGSCRLKLKSLDADRAKYERLLAVFKAHDVRWFLYNGGNDSADTALKVSQLAAEYGYPLTCVGVPKTIDNDLAVTDCCPGFGSAAKYTAVSVRECALDVAAMAETSTKVFVYEAMGRHAGWLAAAAGLAGAGKDDAPHLILFPERAYDEADFLARVDAVVKRVGHCVVVASEGIRTADGRFVADAGGGKDAFGHTQLGGVASQLAGRVKDVLGYKVHWTLPDYLQRSARHIASKTDLEQAMAVGRAAVECALNGQNAVMPVIVREADAPYRWHVDIAALSAIANHEKTMPKGFIRKDGHGITAAARRYLQPLIEGEAYPPYGRNGLPDYVVPKHAALRRKLPAWQG; encoded by the coding sequence ATGCCCGCAGGCACCCTGCTCTATGCCCAAAGCGGCGGCGTCACCGCCGTCATCAACGCCTCCGCCTCGGCGGTGATCCAGGCCGCCCGGGCCAGGAAGGTCCGCGTGCTGGCCGCGCGCAACGGCATCCTCGGCGCCCTGCGCGAGCAATTGATCGACACCACGTCGATGCCGCTGGCCCAGGTCAAGGCGCTGGCGCACACCCCGGGCGGCGCCTTCGGCAGCTGCCGGCTCAAGCTCAAGTCGCTCGACGCCGACCGGGCCAAGTACGAGCGCCTGCTGGCGGTGTTCAAGGCCCACGACGTGCGCTGGTTCCTCTACAACGGCGGCAACGATTCGGCCGATACCGCGCTCAAGGTCTCGCAGCTGGCGGCGGAATACGGCTATCCGCTGACCTGCGTGGGCGTGCCCAAGACCATCGACAACGACCTCGCGGTCACCGACTGCTGCCCGGGCTTCGGCTCGGCGGCCAAGTACACCGCGGTCTCCGTGCGCGAATGCGCGCTGGACGTGGCGGCGATGGCCGAGACCTCGACCAAGGTGTTCGTGTACGAGGCGATGGGCCGCCACGCCGGTTGGCTGGCCGCCGCCGCGGGCCTGGCCGGCGCAGGCAAGGACGATGCGCCGCACCTCATCCTGTTCCCCGAGCGCGCCTACGACGAGGCCGACTTCCTCGCCAGGGTCGACGCCGTGGTGAAGCGGGTCGGCCATTGCGTGGTGGTCGCCAGCGAAGGCATCCGCACGGCCGATGGCCGGTTCGTCGCCGATGCCGGCGGCGGCAAGGATGCGTTCGGGCATACCCAGCTGGGCGGGGTGGCCTCGCAGCTGGCGGGCCGGGTCAAGGATGTCCTCGGCTACAAGGTGCACTGGACGCTACCGGATTACCTGCAGCGTTCCGCGCGCCACATCGCCTCGAAGACCGACCTCGAACAGGCGATGGCGGTCGGCCGCGCCGCGGTGGAATGCGCGCTCAACGGGCAGAACGCGGTGATGCCGGTGATCGTGCGCGAAGCCGACGCGCCCTACCGCTGGCATGTCGACATCGCCGCGCTGTCGGCCATCGCCAACCACGAAAAGACCATGCCGAAGGGTTTCATCCGCAAGGACGGCCACGGCATCACCGCCGCCGCCCGCCGCTATCTGCAACCGTTGATCGAAGGCGAAGCGTATCCGCCTTATGGCCGGAATGGGCTGCCGGATTACGTTGTCCCCAAGCATGCGGCGCTGCGCCGCAAGCTGCCTGCCTGGCAGGGTTGA
- a CDS encoding DUF167 domain-containing protein, translated as MPILMVKAKPNSRVSSLSQQEDGTWLAQLKSPPVDGKANAELIELVARRFGCAKSAVSIKTGAGSKLKRVTVPD; from the coding sequence ATGCCGATCCTGATGGTCAAGGCCAAGCCGAATTCGCGCGTGTCGTCGCTGTCGCAACAGGAGGACGGCACCTGGCTGGCGCAACTGAAATCGCCGCCGGTCGACGGCAAGGCGAATGCGGAGCTGATCGAGCTGGTCGCGCGCCGGTTCGGTTGCGCGAAATCCGCCGTGTCGATCAAGACCGGCGCCGGCAGCAAGCTGAAGCGGGTGACCGTGCCGGATTGA
- a CDS encoding VOC family protein produces MKYLHAMVRVRDLDASLRFYCEGLGLRETRRMENEKGRYTLVFVAADETPHAEVELTWNWPGEDGAVEDYGSARNFGHLAFRVDDIYATCARLQAMGYAIGRPPRDGHMAFVRSPDLVSIELLQDGYLAPREPWASMPNTGVW; encoded by the coding sequence ATGAAATACCTGCACGCCATGGTCCGCGTCCGCGACCTCGACGCCTCCCTGCGCTTCTATTGCGAAGGACTGGGCCTGCGCGAAACGCGGCGCATGGAAAACGAGAAGGGTCGCTACACGCTGGTCTTCGTCGCCGCCGATGAAACCCCGCACGCCGAGGTCGAACTGACCTGGAACTGGCCGGGCGAGGACGGCGCGGTCGAGGATTACGGCAGCGCCCGCAACTTCGGCCACCTCGCGTTCCGCGTCGACGACATCTACGCCACCTGCGCGCGCCTGCAGGCGATGGGCTACGCGATCGGCCGACCGCCGCGCGACGGCCACATGGCGTTCGTGCGCTCGCCGGACCTGGTGTCGATCGAGCTGCTGCAGGACGGCTACCTCGCGCCTAGGGAGCCTTGGGCCTCGATGCCGAACACCGGCGTCTGGTAA